From a region of the Paramagnetospirillum magnetotacticum MS-1 genome:
- a CDS encoding DNA-directed RNA polymerase subunit alpha yields MIQKNWQELIKPNKLHVEPGADAQRSATVVAEPLERGFGMTLGNSLRRVLLSSLQGAAVTAIQIDGVLHEFSSIPGVREDVTDIILNIKTLGLRMHGEGPKRMHLRAVGPGEVTAGLIEVGHDIEIMDPELVLCTLDEGAKLNIEFTVETGKGYVPASQNRPEDSPIGLIPIDAIFSPVRKVAYKVENTRVGQVTDYDKLNMTVETNGAVTPDDAVALAARILQDQLQLFINFEEPTAVVEEEKKDELPFNKNLLRKVDELELSVRSANCLKNDNIIYIGDLVQKTEAEMLRTPNFGRKSLNEIKEVLAQMGLHLGMEIANWPPENIEELAKKLEEPY; encoded by the coding sequence GTGATTCAGAAGAACTGGCAGGAACTGATTAAGCCCAACAAGCTCCATGTGGAGCCCGGGGCCGATGCGCAGCGTAGCGCCACCGTCGTCGCCGAACCGCTGGAACGCGGCTTTGGTATGACTCTCGGCAACAGCTTGCGCCGTGTGCTGCTGTCCTCCTTGCAGGGCGCGGCCGTCACCGCTATCCAGATCGATGGGGTTCTGCACGAATTCTCGTCGATCCCCGGTGTGCGCGAAGACGTCACCGACATCATCCTCAACATCAAGACCCTCGGCCTGCGCATGCATGGCGAGGGGCCCAAGCGGATGCATCTGCGGGCCGTCGGCCCCGGCGAAGTCACCGCCGGCTTGATCGAGGTCGGTCACGACATCGAGATCATGGACCCCGAACTGGTGCTGTGCACCCTGGACGAGGGCGCCAAGCTGAACATCGAGTTCACGGTCGAGACCGGCAAGGGCTATGTCCCCGCCTCGCAGAACCGCCCCGAGGATTCGCCGATCGGTCTCATTCCGATCGACGCCATCTTCTCGCCGGTGCGCAAGGTGGCCTACAAGGTGGAAAACACCCGCGTGGGCCAGGTCACCGACTATGACAAGCTGAACATGACCGTCGAGACCAACGGCGCGGTCACCCCTGACGACGCCGTGGCCCTGGCCGCGCGTATCCTTCAAGACCAGCTGCAGCTGTTCATCAACTTCGAGGAGCCCACCGCGGTCGTCGAGGAAGAGAAGAAGGACGAACTGCCCTTCAACAAGAACCTGCTGCGCAAGGTCGACGAGCTGGAGCTTTCGGTCCGTTCGGCCAACTGCCTGAAGAACGACAACATCATCTATATCGGCGATCTGGTCCAAAAGACCGAGGCCGAGATGCTGCGCACTCCCAATTTCGGCCGCAAGTCGCTGAACGAGATCAAGGAAGTGCTGGCGCAGATGGGTCTTCATCTGGGCATGGAAATCGCCAATTGGCCGCCGGAGAATATCGAAGAGCTGGCCAAGAAGCTGGAAGAGCCTTACTGA
- the rplQ gene encoding 50S ribosomal protein L17 → MRHGMSGRKLNRDKSARKALFVSLSNALLKHEQIKTTLPKAKDLRPVVEKLITLGKRGDLHARRQAYAFLRDDKVVAKLFAVIGERYKTRNGGYTRVLKAGFRYGDCAPMAIIELVDRDPTAKGTDSGPTADKKADADEE, encoded by the coding sequence ATGCGTCATGGTATGTCCGGCCGTAAGCTGAACCGCGACAAGTCGGCCCGTAAGGCCCTGTTCGTCAGCTTGTCCAACGCCCTGTTGAAGCACGAGCAGATCAAGACCACCCTGCCCAAGGCCAAGGACCTGCGTCCCGTGGTCGAGAAGCTGATCACGCTGGGCAAGCGCGGCGACCTGCACGCCCGCCGTCAGGCCTATGCCTTCCTGCGCGACGACAAGGTGGTCGCCAAGCTGTTCGCCGTGATCGGCGAGCGCTACAAGACCCGCAATGGCGGCTACACCCGCGTGCTGAAGGCCGGTTTCCGTTACGGCGATTGCGCCCCCATGGCCATCATCGAGCTGGTCGATCGCGATCCCACCGCCAAGGGCACCGATTCCGGCCCGACCGCCGACAAGAAGGCCGATGCCGACGAGGAGTGA
- a CDS encoding tetratricopeptide repeat protein: protein MSLDEAVRSAMALIAKDDFEGGLALFAQINQAAPGNPVVLGLMGRTCLKMGRYAQGVDFLKGAVSLHPNVDTVFDIFWGLAHMKAYGDAVALCRDFAPLIDGDVRFLPFLGLAQIYVGLYREAVATLRRAREVMPEDFYIRHNLSTALLFLGQREEAVDCFSQLLRDWDGGDVIPTPLQRLDAIAEGYDQNELHNWFSIRLLQLYRDHFPARSMQRVLELGTGTGLLASRLSGSALSVTGIERSTAMAAQARRRGVYAPLIEGDLPGVLDMVEGPFETILSSCVLYYFADLRPFFTQAARLLGAGGVFLFSVDPLSDPREVAITGPGEYAHSRAYLRRLAVESGFKEVAMEIDRHRGPPGFWCAFRKA from the coding sequence ATGAGTCTTGATGAAGCCGTCCGGTCGGCCATGGCTCTGATCGCCAAGGATGATTTCGAGGGTGGTTTGGCGCTGTTCGCCCAGATCAATCAGGCCGCGCCGGGCAATCCCGTAGTCCTTGGGCTTATGGGCAGGACCTGCCTGAAGATGGGGCGCTATGCGCAAGGGGTGGACTTCCTGAAGGGCGCGGTGAGCCTGCATCCCAATGTGGATACCGTCTTCGATATCTTCTGGGGCCTGGCCCATATGAAGGCCTATGGCGATGCCGTTGCCTTGTGCCGCGACTTCGCCCCTCTCATCGACGGTGATGTGCGTTTCCTGCCGTTTCTCGGATTGGCCCAGATCTATGTTGGCCTTTACCGGGAGGCGGTGGCGACCTTGCGCCGCGCCCGTGAGGTCATGCCCGAGGATTTCTACATTCGCCATAACCTGTCGACGGCGCTCTTGTTCCTCGGACAGCGGGAGGAGGCCGTCGATTGCTTCTCCCAACTGCTTCGCGACTGGGATGGCGGGGACGTCATTCCGACGCCCCTACAGCGCCTCGACGCAATAGCCGAAGGCTATGACCAGAACGAATTGCACAACTGGTTCAGCATTCGTCTGCTTCAGCTGTACCGGGATCACTTTCCCGCTCGGTCCATGCAGCGGGTTTTGGAACTGGGGACGGGGACCGGCCTTCTGGCCTCAAGATTGTCGGGCTCGGCTCTTTCGGTCACCGGGATCGAACGCTCGACGGCCATGGCGGCCCAGGCGCGGCGGCGCGGGGTTTACGCTCCTTTGATCGAAGGCGATCTGCCTGGGGTCTTGGATATGGTGGAAGGTCCCTTCGAGACCATCTTGTCATCGTGTGTTCTGTATTACTTTGCCGATCTCAGGCCATTTTTCACCCAGGCCGCCCGCCTGTTGGGGGCGGGTGGGGTCTTCTTGTTTTCCGTCGATCCCCTGTCCGATCCGCGCGAAGTGGCGATCACGGGACCGGGGGAATACGCCCACAGCCGCGCCTATCTCCGCCGTCTGGCAGTGGAATCCGGCTTCAAGGAAGTGGCCATGGAGATCGACCGTCACCGGGGCCCACCGGGATTCTGGTGCGCTTTCAGGAAGGCTTGA
- a CDS encoding ATP12 family chaperone protein: protein MSFKSIKRFYKDSSAEPRDGGYAIFLDGKAIKTPGGRPLSVPSARLADAIAGEWREQGEQILPSTMPLTQLASTALDRVGPERPHITAQLMNYAGTDLLCYRADCPADLVARQSAAWQPLLDWAAQSLDAPLATTTSLTAVAQSPSSLTALQRHIETLDLWRLTSLQSATAAMGSLILGLGLIEGRLDAEAAFQASQLDETYQIELWGEDWEAADRRAELKADIEAAARFLSLLKPS, encoded by the coding sequence GTGTCGTTCAAATCCATCAAGCGCTTCTATAAGGATTCATCCGCCGAGCCCCGTGACGGCGGATACGCCATCTTTTTGGACGGCAAGGCCATCAAGACCCCCGGCGGGCGCCCCCTTTCCGTGCCCTCGGCCCGACTGGCCGACGCCATTGCCGGAGAATGGCGCGAGCAGGGCGAACAGATCCTGCCCTCCACCATGCCCTTGACCCAATTGGCCAGCACGGCCCTGGACCGCGTCGGTCCCGAACGCCCGCATATCACCGCCCAGTTGATGAACTATGCCGGGACCGATCTGCTGTGCTATCGCGCCGATTGTCCCGCCGATCTGGTGGCACGCCAAAGTGCGGCCTGGCAACCCTTGCTGGATTGGGCGGCCCAAAGCCTGGATGCGCCACTGGCCACCACAACCAGCCTGACCGCCGTGGCGCAATCCCCGTCCTCTCTGACCGCCCTCCAGCGGCATATCGAAACCCTCGACCTTTGGCGGCTGACTTCGCTGCAATCGGCCACCGCCGCCATGGGCTCGCTCATCCTGGGCCTTGGCCTGATCGAAGGCCGCCTCGATGCCGAAGCCGCCTTTCAGGCCTCGCAACTGGACGAGACCTATCAGATCGAGCTTTGGGGCGAGGACTGGGAAGCCGCCGACCGCCGCGCCGAACTGAAAGCCGATATCGAAGCGGCAGCCCGTTTCCTGAGCCTGCTCAAGCCTTCCTGA
- a CDS encoding AsmA family protein, which translates to MRPSTIAKIAAALLLALVVAVIAAGKSLNSETYNHFLAERVKAATGLDLTFAGATKLKLGPSPVLSFTGVTLTAGKGGPLLYIDRVEARVALVPLALRQLRLESLTLLRPVLHTQKLSALPQIKPLDLGGASDGTPRTQLALSGLRVEDADIRLSNGTIQVSKAQFTPETEAGGPLSLQVDGRWRDAPLSLSGVIAPLTALGGAKPYPVQIKGSVGTANLTLRGTITQPLAGKGLDLELHAQGEEMSDLLRLRPGKAPIPALGPFKLAARLTDSAGPLAASDIDAVIGRRDSQLITVKGQMADISEQRGVDMALTLEAESLTGVMRLLALDLPNAGQVKLSGHLSDIDNGWRLTGLKSNLGKSDLAGELSLVQTPHPRLYGRLSASQLQLGDFSLPPPRSNGSGQPSQPQHPAIPIDDGRILPIDALALDLVRDLDVDLSLSAARLQMGPAHVSDATAELRVAAGRLSLENFTARSGEGRLGGELRLDTMAKAPALSLRLAGNGLDPAPLTGGSLKGAKADLAFDLKAQGSNLRIMAGSAEGNLALTLGETVMGKDWGGDFPARLSRDLAGAQGPEGLRLRCLVARLPVKAGLVSLDRGLAAETASSAALASGSIDLRSEVLDISVAGRTTPPLRIKGVLGAPILSTEGGGKPLSDAAPCRTAQARRLAR; encoded by the coding sequence ATGAGGCCGAGTACCATTGCCAAGATCGCTGCCGCCCTGCTGCTCGCTCTGGTGGTCGCGGTCATCGCCGCGGGCAAATCCCTGAACTCGGAAACCTACAACCACTTCCTGGCCGAAAGGGTGAAGGCCGCCACCGGACTCGACCTCACCTTCGCTGGCGCCACCAAGTTGAAGCTGGGACCGTCGCCGGTGCTGAGCTTCACCGGCGTCACCCTGACGGCTGGCAAGGGAGGCCCGCTCCTCTATATCGACCGGGTCGAGGCCCGCGTGGCCCTGGTGCCTCTGGCCTTGCGGCAATTGCGGCTCGAAAGCCTCACCCTGCTGCGCCCTGTCCTTCATACGCAGAAGCTGAGCGCGCTGCCCCAGATCAAACCCCTAGACCTGGGGGGGGCTTCCGATGGAACGCCGCGAACCCAACTTGCCCTTTCCGGGCTGCGGGTAGAGGACGCCGACATCCGGTTGAGCAATGGCACGATCCAAGTGTCCAAGGCGCAGTTCACCCCCGAAACCGAAGCTGGCGGGCCGTTGTCGCTGCAAGTGGATGGACGCTGGCGGGATGCTCCACTCAGCCTGTCGGGCGTCATCGCCCCCCTCACCGCTTTAGGGGGGGCCAAGCCGTATCCGGTGCAGATCAAGGGCAGCGTGGGGACGGCCAATCTGACCTTGCGCGGAACCATCACCCAGCCCCTGGCTGGCAAGGGACTGGACCTGGAACTGCACGCCCAGGGCGAGGAAATGTCGGATCTTCTCCGCCTGCGCCCCGGTAAGGCTCCGATCCCGGCCCTCGGGCCGTTCAAGCTGGCGGCCCGCCTCACCGATAGCGCCGGTCCCCTGGCGGCGTCCGACATCGACGCGGTCATCGGACGGCGCGATTCCCAGCTGATCACCGTCAAAGGCCAGATGGCCGATATTTCGGAGCAGCGGGGCGTGGACATGGCGCTCACCCTGGAGGCCGAGTCCCTGACGGGGGTCATGCGGTTGCTGGCCCTTGACCTGCCCAATGCCGGTCAGGTCAAGCTGTCCGGGCATTTAAGCGATATCGACAACGGCTGGCGCCTGACGGGACTGAAAAGCAACCTGGGCAAGAGCGATCTGGCTGGCGAACTGTCCCTGGTTCAGACGCCACATCCGCGCCTTTACGGCCGTCTTTCCGCGTCTCAACTGCAGCTTGGAGATTTCTCGCTGCCCCCGCCCCGCAGCAATGGTTCCGGCCAGCCTTCCCAGCCTCAGCATCCGGCCATTCCCATCGATGACGGCCGTATTCTCCCTATCGATGCCCTGGCGCTGGATCTGGTCAGGGACTTGGACGTGGACCTGTCGCTAAGCGCCGCCCGCCTGCAGATGGGCCCGGCCCATGTGAGCGATGCCACCGCGGAACTCCGGGTCGCGGCGGGCCGTCTCTCCTTGGAAAATTTCACCGCCCGATCGGGTGAAGGCCGCCTCGGCGGCGAATTGCGGCTCGATACCATGGCCAAGGCCCCCGCCCTGTCCTTGCGACTGGCGGGCAACGGCCTCGACCCCGCTCCCCTGACCGGGGGGAGCCTCAAAGGCGCCAAGGCCGACCTCGCCTTCGACCTCAAGGCCCAGGGCTCCAATCTCAGGATCATGGCCGGAAGCGCCGAAGGCAATCTGGCCCTTACCTTGGGCGAAACGGTGATGGGGAAGGACTGGGGGGGAGATTTTCCCGCCCGGCTGTCCCGTGACCTGGCCGGAGCCCAAGGTCCCGAGGGGCTGCGCCTGCGGTGCCTGGTGGCCCGCCTGCCGGTCAAGGCCGGTCTGGTCAGCCTGGACAGGGGACTGGCGGCCGAAACGGCAAGCTCCGCCGCCCTGGCCTCGGGCTCCATCGATCTTCGCAGCGAGGTCCTGGACATCAGCGTTGCCGGGCGCACCACGCCGCCTCTGCGGATCAAGGGCGTATTGGGCGCCCCGATCCTCTCGACCGAGGGCGGCGGCAAGCCCCTGTCCGATGCGGCGCCGTGCCGCACCGCCCAGGCCCGCCGCCTCGCCCGCTGA
- a CDS encoding HAD family hydrolase, with amino-acid sequence MSHLRLAVFDVDGTLVDSQHNIVSAMTEAWSNLNLGIPRPEQVRRIIGLSLVDACAVLLPWATPTTHRAVADAYKEAFRAMRLLPDTMEPLFPGVREALDRLEREGWLLGLATGKSRRGVDSMLQAHELEGRFVTIQTADDNPSKPNPSMLRRAAADCGLELNEIVMIGDTAYDMAMAAAARSAAVGVSWGYHSLDELQRAGAQVVLDTFDNLTEVLDAVTGEKAGDAQ; translated from the coding sequence ATGTCCCATCTGCGCCTTGCCGTCTTCGATGTGGACGGCACCCTGGTGGACAGCCAGCACAATATCGTTTCGGCCATGACCGAGGCGTGGAGCAACTTGAATCTGGGCATTCCCCGCCCCGAACAGGTGCGCCGCATCATCGGCCTGTCCCTGGTGGATGCCTGCGCCGTGCTGTTGCCCTGGGCGACGCCGACCACGCATCGCGCCGTGGCCGACGCCTATAAGGAGGCCTTCCGCGCCATGCGCCTCCTGCCCGACACGATGGAGCCGCTGTTTCCCGGCGTGAGGGAGGCTCTGGATCGTCTGGAACGTGAAGGCTGGCTTTTGGGCCTGGCCACCGGTAAGTCCCGGCGCGGCGTGGATTCCATGCTGCAGGCTCACGAGCTTGAAGGGCGCTTCGTCACCATCCAGACCGCCGACGACAATCCCAGCAAGCCCAATCCGTCCATGCTGCGCCGTGCCGCCGCCGATTGCGGGCTGGAGCTGAACGAGATCGTCATGATCGGCGACACCGCCTATGACATGGCCATGGCCGCCGCCGCCCGCAGCGCCGCCGTCGGCGTGTCCTGGGGCTATCACTCCCTGGATGAGTTGCAGCGCGCCGGTGCCCAGGTGGTGCTGGATACCTTCGACAACCTGACCGAAGTGCTGGACGCCGTCACCGGAGAGAAGGCCGGAGACGCCCAATGA
- a CDS encoding RluA family pseudouridine synthase → MSEVQTMTVAEEESEIRLDRWFKRHFPTVGHGLLEKWLRAGNVRVDGKRAKSNQRLEAGQAIRVPPLPADEAPVREAKPVVVDEKIARMLRDAVLYMDDDVIALNKPPGLAVQGGTGMADKHLDAWLDALCFGAGRPKLVHRLDKDTSGVLLLGRTANAASKLAAAFKSRSARKCYWALVAGVPRYPQGRIDAPLAKLPGKAGEKMAVDKEEGKHAVTYYRVVDSTLKRAAWLEMEPRTGRTHQLRAHCLLLGTPIMGDGKYGGQDALIEGTGVSRKLHLHARAVRLPHPRTGKMLEVAAPLPPHIKASFDFFGFTESRSGPPFVSFDED, encoded by the coding sequence ATGAGTGAAGTTCAGACCATGACCGTCGCCGAGGAAGAATCCGAGATTCGCCTCGACCGCTGGTTCAAGCGCCATTTCCCCACCGTCGGCCACGGGCTGCTGGAAAAGTGGCTGCGCGCTGGCAATGTCCGCGTGGACGGCAAGCGCGCCAAGTCCAACCAGCGTCTCGAAGCGGGTCAGGCCATCCGCGTCCCGCCGCTGCCCGCCGACGAGGCGCCTGTGCGCGAGGCCAAGCCCGTCGTGGTGGACGAAAAGATCGCCCGCATGCTGCGCGATGCGGTGCTTTACATGGACGACGATGTCATCGCACTGAACAAGCCGCCGGGACTGGCGGTCCAGGGCGGCACCGGCATGGCCGACAAGCATCTGGACGCCTGGCTTGACGCGCTGTGCTTCGGGGCCGGGCGGCCCAAGCTGGTCCATCGCCTGGACAAGGACACGTCGGGTGTTCTGCTGCTGGGCCGCACCGCCAATGCCGCCTCCAAGCTTGCCGCCGCTTTCAAAAGCCGCTCGGCCCGCAAATGCTATTGGGCCCTGGTGGCCGGTGTGCCCCGCTATCCCCAAGGCCGCATCGACGCGCCGCTGGCCAAACTGCCCGGCAAGGCGGGCGAGAAAATGGCCGTGGACAAGGAAGAGGGCAAGCACGCTGTCACCTATTACCGCGTGGTTGATTCCACCTTGAAGCGGGCCGCCTGGCTGGAAATGGAGCCGCGCACGGGCCGTACCCACCAATTGCGCGCCCATTGCCTGCTGCTGGGCACACCCATCATGGGCGATGGCAAATATGGCGGCCAGGATGCCCTGATCGAGGGGACCGGCGTATCGCGCAAGCTGCACCTGCACGCCCGCGCCGTGCGCCTGCCCCATCCCCGCACCGGCAAGATGCTGGAGGTGGCGGCACCGCTGCCCCCCCATATCAAGGCCAGCTTTGACTTCTTCGGCTTCACCGAAAGCCGTTCGGGCCCGCCCTTCGTGTCCTTCGACGAAGACTGA
- a CDS encoding HpnL family protein → MRANLLRLALIIAIIAVAWVMRDGFGDVGGALHTAGWTGVALMALTHALPVALCGIAWGLLQDKVPTWKFSVARWIKDGVGELAGILPLSAEMAGIRLMTRYGFRVADASAIVMVDLTAEAIAQFFFSILGVALWLHLYPEAEVTRWALIALGVSIPGLAIFVALQRSVVMRFLETLPSKILPHAWDAPDADAGVHAAVNALYSDHGRVARSVFWHILAWAAGAIEAWVALRLLGHPMGIDEILALESIIYAIRSVAFVVPGAIGLQEGGYMLVGAALGLPTEIALAVSLLKRGRELLMGLPALFVWHYIEHRTAKDKAAKLSSVPAPPPPVGSAHE, encoded by the coding sequence ATGAGGGCCAATCTGCTGCGTCTGGCGCTCATCATCGCCATCATCGCCGTGGCCTGGGTCATGCGCGACGGCTTTGGCGATGTGGGCGGCGCTCTTCACACCGCCGGATGGACGGGCGTAGCGCTGATGGCCTTGACCCATGCGCTGCCCGTCGCCCTGTGCGGAATCGCCTGGGGCTTGCTGCAAGACAAGGTGCCCACCTGGAAATTCTCGGTGGCCCGCTGGATCAAGGACGGGGTCGGCGAATTGGCGGGAATCCTGCCGCTTTCGGCCGAGATGGCGGGCATCCGCCTGATGACCCGCTACGGCTTCAGAGTGGCCGATGCCAGCGCCATCGTCATGGTGGACCTCACCGCCGAGGCCATCGCCCAGTTCTTCTTCAGCATCCTGGGCGTCGCCTTGTGGCTGCATCTCTACCCCGAAGCCGAAGTCACCCGCTGGGCGCTGATCGCGCTGGGCGTCAGCATTCCGGGGCTGGCCATCTTCGTGGCGTTGCAGCGCTCGGTGGTGATGCGTTTTCTCGAGACTCTGCCGTCCAAGATCCTGCCCCATGCCTGGGACGCGCCCGATGCCGATGCCGGTGTGCACGCCGCCGTCAACGCGCTGTATTCCGATCATGGCCGCGTCGCCCGATCGGTGTTCTGGCACATCCTGGCCTGGGCGGCGGGCGCCATCGAGGCCTGGGTGGCGCTGCGCCTGCTGGGCCACCCCATGGGGATCGACGAGATTCTGGCCCTGGAAAGCATCATCTACGCCATCCGCTCGGTGGCCTTCGTGGTACCGGGCGCCATCGGCCTGCAAGAAGGCGGCTATATGCTGGTGGGCGCCGCCCTCGGCCTGCCCACCGAAATCGCCCTGGCGGTGTCCCTGCTCAAACGCGGCCGCGAATTGCTGATGGGCCTGCCCGCGCTGTTCGTGTGGCATTACATCGAGCACCGGACGGCCAAGGACAAGGCCGCGAAACTTTCCTCTGTACCCGCCCCTCCCCCGCCGGTAGGGTCCGCCCATGAGTGA
- the hpnK gene encoding hopanoid biosynthesis-associated protein HpnK, protein MTKRLIVTADDFGRSVEINRAVEDGHANGILSAASLMVTEGAVDDAVERARRLPGLGVGLHVTLVDGIPALAPAQIPDLVNERGLFTLDLVRLGTRIFLSKDAQRQVKAEMRAQFELFKATGLKLAHVDFHHHYHQHPTVFALVLDLAVEYGAPGIRIPWEPPLLSYRARGDRLGTRLFNGIFHWRRNHAMAAKAKARGLVVNERAFGLNDSGQMDAAKVNSFLDVLPDGLSEIYCHPATAHWTAPRPMPPHYRIDEEYKALIAPENRAKIADLGILLTTFAQEAARR, encoded by the coding sequence GTGACCAAGCGACTGATCGTCACCGCCGATGATTTCGGGCGCTCGGTCGAGATCAACCGCGCGGTGGAGGATGGCCACGCCAACGGCATCCTGAGCGCCGCCAGCCTGATGGTCACCGAAGGCGCCGTGGACGACGCGGTCGAGCGCGCCCGGCGCCTTCCCGGCCTGGGCGTCGGCCTGCATGTGACCTTGGTGGACGGCATCCCGGCCCTGGCGCCCGCGCAAATTCCCGATCTGGTGAACGAGCGGGGGCTGTTCACCCTGGATCTGGTGCGGCTTGGCACCCGCATCTTCCTGTCCAAGGATGCGCAGCGCCAGGTCAAGGCCGAGATGCGCGCCCAGTTCGAACTGTTCAAGGCCACCGGCCTGAAACTGGCCCATGTGGACTTCCACCACCATTACCATCAGCATCCCACGGTCTTTGCCCTGGTGCTGGATCTGGCGGTGGAATACGGCGCGCCGGGCATCCGTATCCCGTGGGAACCGCCATTGCTGTCCTACCGGGCGCGGGGCGACCGGCTGGGGACAAGGCTGTTCAACGGCATTTTTCACTGGCGGCGCAACCACGCCATGGCGGCCAAGGCCAAAGCAAGGGGGCTGGTGGTCAACGAGCGGGCTTTCGGCCTCAATGATTCCGGCCAGATGGACGCCGCCAAGGTGAATTCCTTCCTGGATGTGCTGCCCGACGGACTGTCGGAGATCTACTGCCACCCCGCCACCGCCCATTGGACCGCGCCGCGCCCCATGCCACCCCATTACCGCATCGACGAGGAATACAAGGCGCTGATCGCGCCCGAAAACCGGGCCAAGATCGCCGATCTGGGCATTTTGCTCACCACCTTCGCGCAAGAGGCGGCCAGACGATGA